The segment GAAGCGATGACTCGCTCCATCGAAGGTACTGCTCGTTCCATGGGCCTGGTAGTAGAGGATTAAGAAATGGCTAAGCTGACCAAGCGCATGCGCGTGATCCGTGACAAAGTTGATTCAACTAAACAGTATGACATCAACGAAGCTGTTGCTCTGCTGAAGGAACTGGCGACGGCTAAGTTCGTAGAAAGCGTTGACGTAGCGGTAAACTTAGGGATTGATGCCCGTAAATCCGATCAGAACGTTCGCGGTGCAACTGTACTGCCACACGGTACTGGCCGTTCCGTTCGCGTTGCCGTATTTGCTCAGGGTGCTAACGCTGAAGCTGCTAAAGCTGCGGGCGCTGAACTGGTAGGTATGGAAGATCTGGCAGACCAGATCAAAAAAGGCGAAATGAACTTCGACGTTGTTATCGCATCTCCAGATGCAATGCGCGTTGTTGGCCAGCTGGGCCAGGTTCTGGGCCCACGCGGTCTGATGCCTAACCCGAAAGTGGGTACCGTAACGCCAAACGTTGCTGAAGCTGTGAAAAACGCTAAAGCCGGTCAGGTTCGTTACCGCAACGACAAAAACGGCATCATCCATACCACCATCGGTAAGGTTGATTTCGATACTGACAAACTGAGAGAAAACCTGGAATCCCTGCTGGTTGCGCTGAAAAAAGCGAAACCTTCACAGGCGAAAGGCGTTTTCATCAAGAAGGTTAGCCTGTCCACCACTATGGGCGCAGGCGTTGCAGTTGATCAGGCTGGCCTGAACGCTGTAGCGAACTAATCTGCTTTACGTGGGCGAAAATTTCGACTAGAATCTTTCGCCCATTGTTCTGTTAATATACAGGACCTCTAATCGAGTCATTCAGGTTGCAGCAGCCAACGCAGCAGCGGCTTGAAGAACGAAGTATTAGAAAGAATTTTCGGTTGGAGCCTGGCCTTATCCAGGCCTCCGTCCAAGACCGCAGGTGTTTTAACCTCGTTAGAGGTATAAAACTTAATTTCCTGCGTAGACGGTGACAGAACCTGAAGAATATATTTATAGTCTTTGCTGGATTCTGCTCACCGTGTTTCAGCGTCTGTCTGTGGTAACACAGTTCAGGCGAAGTGAGTTCCGGGGAAATCCATCCCCGGCCAAAAATCCAGGAGCACAAGCTAATGGCCTTAAATCTTCAAGACAAACAAGCGATTGTTGCTGAAGTCAGCGAAGTAGCCAAAGGCGCGCTGTCTGCGGTAGTTGCGGATTCTCGTGGCGTTACCGTAGATAAAATGACCGAACTGCGTAAAGCAAGTCGTGAAGCTGGCGTATACATGCGTGTTGTTCGTAACACCCTGCTGCGCCGCGTCGTTGAAGGTACTCAGTTTGAGTGCCTGAAAGACACGTTAACCGGTCCAACCTTGATTGCATACTCTATGGAACATCCGGGCGCTGCTGCTCGTCTGTTCAAAGAGTTCGCGAAAGCGAATGCAAAATTCGAGGTTAAAGCTGCCGCCTTTGAAGGCGAGTTAATCAGTGCGGATCAGATCGACCGCCTGGCAACTCTGCCTACTTACGATGAAGCAATCGCACGCCTGATGGCAACCATGAAAGAAGCCGCTGCCGGCAAACTGGTTCGCACTCTGGCTGCTGTACGCGATCAGAAAGAAGAAGCTGCTGCTTAATCGCCAGCCTTTCTTTTCCGTTCATTTGCTAACGTATAAATTACTTTCTGAATTTAGGAACACGAAATGTCAATCACTAAAGACCAAATCATTGAAGGCGTTGCCGCTCTGTCTGTAATGGAAATCGTTGAACTGATCTCCGCTATGGAAGAGAAATTCGGCGTTTCAGCTGCTGCTGCTGTTGCAGGTCCTGCTGCTGCTGCTGAAGCTGTTGAAGAAAAAACCGAATTTGACGTTGTACTGAAAGCTATCGGCGCAAACAAAGTTGCCGTGATCAAAGCAGTACGTGGCGCAACCGGTCTGGGCCTGAAAGAAGCTAAAGATCTGGTTGAGTCTGCACCTGCTGCCCTGAAAGAAGGCATCAGCAAAGACGACGCAGAAGCACTGAAGAAAACTCTGGAAGAA is part of the Erwinia sp. HDF1-3R genome and harbors:
- the rplL gene encoding 50S ribosomal protein L7/L12 gives rise to the protein MSITKDQIIEGVAALSVMEIVELISAMEEKFGVSAAAAVAGPAAAAEAVEEKTEFDVVLKAIGANKVAVIKAVRGATGLGLKEAKDLVESAPAALKEGISKDDAEALKKTLEEAGAEVEVK
- the rplA gene encoding 50S ribosomal protein L1 codes for the protein MAKLTKRMRVIRDKVDSTKQYDINEAVALLKELATAKFVESVDVAVNLGIDARKSDQNVRGATVLPHGTGRSVRVAVFAQGANAEAAKAAGAELVGMEDLADQIKKGEMNFDVVIASPDAMRVVGQLGQVLGPRGLMPNPKVGTVTPNVAEAVKNAKAGQVRYRNDKNGIIHTTIGKVDFDTDKLRENLESLLVALKKAKPSQAKGVFIKKVSLSTTMGAGVAVDQAGLNAVAN
- the rplJ gene encoding 50S ribosomal protein L10; its protein translation is MALNLQDKQAIVAEVSEVAKGALSAVVADSRGVTVDKMTELRKASREAGVYMRVVRNTLLRRVVEGTQFECLKDTLTGPTLIAYSMEHPGAAARLFKEFAKANAKFEVKAAAFEGELISADQIDRLATLPTYDEAIARLMATMKEAAAGKLVRTLAAVRDQKEEAAA